One segment of Acidobacteriota bacterium DNA contains the following:
- a CDS encoding DUF4333 domain-containing protein: MRILVVILSGVCALAACTRNLNVSSIAPSITEGVSRQVGLDLDKVTCPGETRPVKADDTFDCVGDVKGGGTLTITVTQTDDKGNVSWKVTRTEGLLDLAKVETSIVTGLKTQAQVDAKVSCGGRWKAAKSGDRFDCSATAPDGTPIPIGVTVTDDNGNVNWETK; encoded by the coding sequence CCCTCGCGGCGTGTACGCGCAACCTCAACGTGTCGTCGATTGCGCCGTCGATCACCGAAGGCGTCTCGCGCCAGGTCGGTCTCGATCTGGACAAGGTGACGTGCCCCGGCGAGACACGTCCTGTCAAGGCCGACGACACGTTCGACTGCGTGGGCGACGTCAAGGGCGGAGGCACGCTCACCATCACCGTCACGCAGACCGACGACAAGGGCAACGTCTCGTGGAAGGTCACGCGTACCGAGGGTCTGCTCGACCTTGCCAAGGTCGAGACGTCGATCGTCACGGGTCTGAAGACACAGGCGCAGGTGGATGCGAAGGTATCGTGCGGCGGCCGCTGGAAGGCGGCCAAATCCGGTGACCGCTTCGACTGCAGCGCCACCGCGCCCGACGGCACGCCCATTCCCATCGGCGTCACGGTGACCGACGACAACGGGAACGTGAACTGGGAAACGAAGTAG
- a CDS encoding YhgN family NAAT transporter, with translation MARLRRRTGPAATCRCTTRRPRRSSKDSWPRPSPGGPPACGCSPPHAWTRRRCRLGCVARCATPRPHSPRSPAGRRRPSAPGTAPTSTAGCSPHAASATRGRGDRRVDIFQAVVTLFIIMDPLGNIPLFLSVLKAVPAERRRRVLLREIAIAYLVLLVFLFLGNQLLTFLGLTAETISIAGGIVLFLIALRMIFPDERRHAGEAPQGEPFIVPLAVPLFAGPSTLAAVLLLQRSAGSQGGALLIAVTVAWAISGGILMSSTFFYRLLRERGLIAVERLMGMLLVMVAVQMFMNGVKTFLAR, from the coding sequence ATGGCGCGCCTGCGACGGCGGACGGGCCCGGCGGCCACATGCAGGTGCACCACGAGGCGGCCACGGCGCTCATCGAAGGACTCGTGGCCCCGTCCGAGTCCCGGTGGGCCTCCGGCGTGCGGCTGTTCGCCACCCCACGCGTGGACGAGGCGCAGGTGCCGGCTCGGATGCGTCGCACGATGCGCGACGCCGAGGCCGCACTCGCCACGCTCGCCGGCAGGGCGACGCAGGCCCAGCGCACCAGGGACCGCACCGACGTCTACGGCAGGATGCTCGCCACATGCGGCGAGTGCCACGCGCGGACGAGGCGATAGGCGCGTGGACATCTTCCAGGCTGTCGTCACGCTGTTCATCATCATGGACCCGCTCGGGAACATTCCGCTGTTCCTGTCGGTGCTCAAGGCCGTGCCTGCCGAGCGGCGGCGCCGCGTGCTCCTGCGCGAGATCGCGATTGCCTATCTCGTGCTGCTCGTATTCCTGTTTCTCGGCAACCAGCTGCTGACGTTTCTCGGATTGACCGCCGAGACCATCAGCATCGCCGGCGGCATCGTGCTGTTCCTGATCGCGCTGCGGATGATCTTCCCCGACGAACGACGTCACGCCGGAGAGGCGCCGCAGGGCGAGCCGTTCATCGTGCCCCTGGCCGTGCCACTGTTCGCGGGGCCGTCCACGCTCGCGGCCGTGCTGCTCCTGCAACGATCAGCCGGATCACAGGGTGGAGCCCTGCTCATCGCGGTGACCGTGGCGTGGGCGATCAGCGGCGGCATCCTGATGTCGTCGACGTTCTTCTACAGGCTCCTGCGCGAGCGAGGGCTCATCGCCGTCGAACGCCTGATGGGGATGCTCCTCGTGATGGTCGCCGTGCAGATGTTCATGAACGGCGTGAAGACCTTCCTCGCACGCTGA
- a CDS encoding DNA-3-methyladenine glycosylase 2 family protein: MSTSSVPASSLDPQVCEQARLSRDARFDGLFYTAVTSTGIYCRPVCPAPAPRPRHIRYFASAAACEAAGFRPCLRCRPELAPGDGAWRHADDVVAQGLARIEDGALTEAPLHSLADDLALSERHLRRLFIDRLGASPAGVHGTRRLLLAKQLLTETNLPILDVAMAAGFNSVRRFQTTLREAYGLSPRDIRRSARETATPDDGLVLRLAYRPPYAFEALLAFLRDRALPGLDVVTADSYARAFITADGPAWFRVSPWDTSAGSSAHALRLELHGARPALLLPIVARVRRMFDLDADPWAIATTLRRTPRLRRALAHTPGIRVPGAWDGMEVAARALIGQQVSVAAARTLATRVLHRHGTPLPEPFHAHGFTHVFPSASTLSDADLDGIGLTRDRARALRTVARGVADGTLPLAPGTPLDSLVARWTAVPGIGDWTAHYIAMRALSHPDACPAGDLIVRRALGDNGDALTTSAVRRLAEAWRPWRAYAVLYLWRTA, translated from the coding sequence GTGTCGACCTCCTCGGTGCCCGCATCGTCACTCGATCCTCAGGTCTGCGAACAGGCGCGGCTGAGCCGTGACGCCCGCTTCGACGGGCTGTTCTACACGGCCGTGACGTCGACGGGCATCTACTGCCGGCCCGTGTGTCCGGCGCCGGCGCCGCGGCCGCGACACATCAGGTACTTTGCCAGCGCGGCGGCCTGCGAGGCAGCCGGATTCAGGCCGTGCCTGCGATGTCGCCCCGAACTCGCGCCAGGCGACGGCGCCTGGCGTCACGCCGACGATGTGGTGGCACAGGGCCTGGCCAGGATCGAGGACGGCGCGCTGACCGAAGCGCCACTGCATTCGCTGGCCGACGATCTCGCCTTGAGCGAGCGACACCTGCGCCGGCTGTTCATCGATCGCCTGGGCGCATCGCCGGCCGGCGTCCACGGGACGCGACGGCTGTTGCTCGCCAAACAGCTCCTCACCGAGACGAACCTTCCCATCCTCGACGTGGCGATGGCGGCCGGCTTCAACAGCGTGCGGCGGTTCCAGACGACGCTTCGTGAGGCGTACGGGCTGTCGCCGCGTGACATCCGCCGCTCGGCGCGCGAGACGGCCACGCCCGATGACGGCCTCGTCCTCCGACTTGCGTATCGTCCGCCTTACGCGTTCGAGGCGCTCCTCGCGTTCCTGCGCGACCGCGCGCTGCCCGGACTCGATGTCGTCACCGCCGACAGTTACGCGCGCGCGTTCATCACGGCCGACGGCCCTGCCTGGTTTCGCGTGAGCCCGTGGGATACGTCCGCCGGGTCGAGCGCTCACGCGCTTCGTCTCGAACTCCACGGGGCACGACCCGCGCTGCTCCTGCCGATCGTCGCGCGCGTGCGACGCATGTTCGATCTCGACGCCGATCCATGGGCCATCGCCACCACGTTGCGCCGTACGCCACGACTGCGCCGGGCACTTGCCCACACGCCTGGCATCAGAGTGCCTGGTGCGTGGGACGGCATGGAAGTGGCGGCACGCGCGCTCATCGGACAGCAGGTCAGCGTGGCGGCCGCCAGGACGCTCGCCACGCGCGTCCTGCATCGCCATGGCACACCGCTACCGGAGCCGTTCCATGCACACGGCTTCACGCACGTCTTCCCATCCGCTTCGACGCTGTCTGACGCCGATCTCGATGGCATCGGCCTGACGCGCGATCGCGCCCGAGCGCTGCGCACCGTCGCCCGCGGCGTGGCCGACGGCACGCTGCCGCTCGCACCGGGTACACCGCTCGACTCCCTGGTGGCGCGATGGACGGCGGTCCCCGGCATCGGCGACTGGACCGCGCACTACATCGCCATGCGCGCCCTGTCGCACCCGGACGCGTGCCCCGCCGGCGATCTCATCGTGCGCCGCGCACTCGGCGACAACGGCGATGCATTGACCACGAGCGCGGTGCGGCGCTTGGCCGAAGCCTGGCGCCCGTGGCGCGCCTATGCCGTGCTCTATTTGTGGAGGACCGCATGA
- a CDS encoding methylated-DNA--[protein]-cysteine S-methyltransferase, translating to MTITHTTIDSPVGPLLLAASDAGLHAVEFNASTHPVLRTSDWQEGSHPLLDVATAQLAEYFVGARRTFDLPLAPVGTPFQTQVWLTLATIPYGETISYATLATRVGRPAASRAVGAANGRNPLPIVLPCHRVIGTDGSLTGFGGGLPTKRFLLELEGALPGSLSLGS from the coding sequence ATGACCATCACCCATACGACCATCGACAGCCCCGTGGGTCCGCTCCTGCTTGCCGCCTCCGATGCCGGCCTGCACGCGGTCGAGTTCAACGCGTCGACGCACCCGGTCCTGCGTACGTCCGACTGGCAAGAGGGCTCGCACCCGCTGCTGGACGTGGCGACCGCGCAACTGGCTGAGTACTTCGTCGGCGCGCGCCGGACGTTCGACCTGCCACTCGCGCCTGTGGGGACGCCGTTCCAGACGCAGGTGTGGCTGACGCTCGCGACGATCCCCTATGGGGAAACGATCAGTTACGCGACGCTGGCCACCCGCGTCGGACGTCCCGCCGCATCACGCGCCGTCGGAGCCGCGAACGGGCGCAATCCCCTGCCCATCGTGCTCCCCTGCCATCGCGTGATCGGCACGGACGGCTCGCTGACTGGCTTCGGCGGCGGCCTGCCGACCAAGCGCTTCCTCCTCGAACTCGAAGGCGCGCTGCCGGGCTCGCTGTCGCTCGGGAGCTAG
- the serA gene encoding phosphoglycerate dehydrogenase, giving the protein MAVAAASASVSFDKSLIKVVLLESVHSSAVDALHADGYVNVHQHPRALEGQALKDAIGDAHIVGIRSRTQLTADVLAAAPKIIAVGAFCIGTNQVDLQTAEHLGIPVFNAPFSNTRSVAELVIAEVVMLLRGVPRRNARAHRGEWDKSPSGSFEVRGKTLGIVGYGHIGTQVGLLAEALGMRVQFYDIVTRLALGNAQAVRSLDALLSASDVVTLHVPETSETQGMIGATQIAAMRPGAHLINASRGTVVQIDALADALRADHLAGAALDVFPQEPESNGDEFRSDLRGLDNVILTPHIGGSTAEAQEAIGVEVAEKLLTYSNNGSTLSAVNFPEVALPGHPGKHRLLHIHHNRPGMLSRINDVFSDHRVNVAAQYLQTNPRIGYVVIDIDAGPDTDTQALRKELAALDGTIRSRAIY; this is encoded by the coding sequence ATGGCAGTGGCCGCCGCCTCCGCGTCAGTATCGTTCGACAAGTCGCTCATCAAGGTCGTCCTGCTCGAATCGGTGCACAGCAGTGCCGTCGATGCCCTGCACGCCGACGGGTACGTGAACGTCCATCAGCACCCGCGCGCGCTCGAGGGGCAGGCCCTGAAGGACGCCATCGGCGACGCGCACATCGTCGGGATCCGGTCGCGCACGCAGCTCACGGCCGACGTCCTCGCGGCGGCACCGAAGATCATCGCCGTCGGCGCGTTCTGCATTGGCACCAACCAGGTGGACCTCCAGACGGCGGAGCACCTGGGGATCCCCGTGTTCAACGCGCCGTTCTCCAATACCCGGAGCGTGGCCGAACTCGTGATCGCCGAAGTGGTGATGCTGTTACGCGGCGTGCCCCGACGCAACGCGCGGGCGCATCGCGGCGAGTGGGACAAGTCGCCTTCCGGATCGTTCGAGGTACGTGGGAAGACGCTCGGCATCGTCGGGTACGGACACATCGGGACGCAGGTGGGCCTGCTGGCCGAGGCGCTCGGGATGCGCGTGCAGTTCTACGACATCGTGACGCGCCTGGCGCTTGGTAACGCGCAGGCGGTGCGGTCGCTCGATGCGCTGCTCTCGGCGTCCGATGTCGTGACGCTGCACGTGCCTGAAACGTCCGAGACGCAGGGGATGATCGGCGCCACGCAGATCGCGGCGATGCGTCCCGGTGCACATCTGATCAACGCGTCGCGCGGAACCGTCGTGCAGATCGACGCGCTGGCCGACGCGCTGCGTGCCGATCACCTTGCTGGTGCCGCGCTCGATGTGTTCCCGCAGGAACCCGAATCCAACGGCGACGAGTTCCGATCCGATCTGCGCGGCCTCGACAACGTGATCCTGACGCCGCACATCGGCGGGAGCACCGCCGAGGCGCAGGAAGCGATCGGCGTCGAAGTGGCGGAGAAGCTGCTCACCTACAGCAACAACGGCTCGACGCTGTCGGCGGTGAACTTCCCGGAGGTTGCGCTGCCCGGGCATCCCGGCAAGCACCGGCTGCTCCACATCCACCACAATCGCCCGGGTATGCTGTCGCGCATCAACGACGTGTTCTCGGACCATCGCGTCAACGTCGCCGCCCAGTACCTGCAGACCAACCCGCGGATCGGCTACGTGGTGATCGACATCGACGCCGGTCCCGACACCGACACGCAGGCGCTGCGCAAGGAGCTCGCCGCTCTCGACGGTACGATCCGCTCGAGAGCGATCTACTGA
- a CDS encoding peptide chain release factor 3, with translation MSVPVPAVSEVLRREVERRRTFAIISHPDAGKTTLTEKTLLYAGAIELAGAVKGRASQRHVVSDWMDIERERGISITSAALEFELHGRRVTLLDTPGHKDFSEDTYRTLLAVDSVVMVIDAAKGIETQTRKLFEVARRRQLPMLTFVNKLDLPGRDPLDLLDEIERVLGVSAAPMNWPIGTGDRFKGVYDLRRNEVLFYERIARSARRAPVTVTGADDPQLVGLIGEQARDELLEGVHLLAAAGTHFDIDAYRAATQTPVFFGSALTNFGLESFLDALVEYAPCPQIRPDADGSPIDPLRQDFSGFVFKIQANMNPKHRDRVAFVRVCSGVLTKDMQVVNTRLQAPVRLSRPSRFFGRDRETIEEAYPGDVVGLVNPGRFGIGDTLYAGAPVVYPPIPHFPAEHFGALRLQDVRFKQFDDGVRQLEEEGLMQVVFPVHGARYPILGVVGALQFDIIEARMREEYGVACRVEKLSYVAARWVQADAGARLTLPNNVLSTTDRQERRVLLFPSEWDLQFCERENPKVQFLAMA, from the coding sequence ATGTCTGTTCCCGTTCCGGCCGTCTCCGAGGTGCTGCGGCGCGAAGTGGAGCGGCGGCGCACCTTCGCCATCATCTCGCACCCCGACGCCGGCAAGACGACGCTCACCGAGAAGACGCTGCTGTATGCCGGCGCGATCGAGCTGGCGGGCGCCGTGAAGGGCCGCGCGTCGCAGCGGCATGTCGTGTCCGACTGGATGGACATCGAGCGGGAACGCGGCATCTCGATCACATCGGCGGCGCTCGAATTCGAGCTGCACGGCCGCCGTGTGACGTTGCTCGACACCCCCGGCCACAAGGACTTCAGCGAAGACACCTACCGCACGCTGCTTGCCGTCGACAGCGTGGTGATGGTGATCGACGCGGCCAAGGGCATCGAGACGCAGACGCGGAAGCTGTTCGAGGTCGCCCGCCGTCGTCAGCTGCCGATGCTGACGTTCGTCAACAAGCTCGATCTGCCTGGGCGCGATCCGCTCGACCTGCTCGACGAGATCGAGCGCGTGCTCGGCGTGTCCGCGGCACCCATGAACTGGCCGATTGGCACCGGCGATCGCTTCAAGGGCGTCTACGACCTGCGCCGCAACGAAGTGCTGTTCTACGAGCGCATCGCGCGGAGCGCACGCCGGGCGCCCGTCACGGTGACCGGCGCCGACGATCCGCAACTGGTCGGCCTCATCGGCGAGCAGGCTCGCGATGAACTGCTCGAAGGGGTTCACCTGCTGGCGGCGGCAGGCACGCATTTCGACATCGACGCGTATCGCGCCGCGACGCAGACGCCGGTGTTCTTCGGCAGCGCGCTCACGAACTTCGGCCTGGAGTCGTTCCTCGACGCGCTCGTGGAATACGCGCCGTGCCCCCAGATCCGTCCCGACGCCGACGGCAGTCCCATCGATCCGCTCCGGCAGGACTTCAGCGGGTTCGTCTTCAAGATCCAGGCGAACATGAACCCGAAGCATCGCGATCGCGTGGCCTTCGTGCGCGTGTGCTCCGGCGTGCTCACCAAGGACATGCAGGTGGTGAACACACGTCTGCAGGCGCCCGTACGGCTGTCGCGTCCGAGCCGCTTCTTCGGCCGCGATCGCGAGACCATCGAGGAGGCGTATCCCGGCGATGTCGTCGGTCTCGTGAATCCGGGGCGCTTCGGCATCGGTGACACGCTCTACGCGGGCGCGCCTGTCGTCTATCCGCCGATTCCGCACTTCCCGGCCGAGCACTTCGGCGCCCTGCGTCTGCAGGACGTCCGCTTCAAGCAGTTCGATGATGGTGTGCGACAGCTGGAGGAGGAGGGGTTGATGCAGGTGGTCTTCCCCGTGCACGGCGCGCGGTACCCGATTCTCGGCGTGGTGGGCGCGCTCCAGTTCGACATCATCGAGGCCCGCATGCGCGAGGAATACGGCGTGGCGTGTCGCGTGGAGAAGCTGTCGTACGTGGCGGCGCGGTGGGTCCAGGCCGACGCTGGCGCTCGGCTCACGCTCCCGAACAACGTGCTGTCGACGACCGACAGACAGGAACGGCGCGTGCTGCTGTTCCCGTCCGAGTGGGACCTCCAGTTCTGCGAACGCGAGAACCCGAAGGTGCAGTTCCTGGCGATGGCCTGA
- a CDS encoding NfeD family protein → MLTLTYAGLAIAGCGYVAIALVLGQAFDIDDGGAADGTFHIPLFSPLSLATFCGALGAIGLGAIFGLQLSDPVSLAVAIPGAFAFTYVVTYVAWRLLASSTGTQTVRESDLLGATAEVLTPIPQDGLGQVAAMVRGQRHTAPARTPDGTPVSRGTIVSVVRVAGATLIVEGDPAPVRKS, encoded by the coding sequence ATGCTGACACTCACGTACGCGGGCCTGGCGATCGCCGGTTGCGGCTACGTCGCCATCGCGTTGGTCCTCGGCCAGGCCTTCGACATCGACGATGGCGGGGCGGCGGATGGGACGTTCCACATCCCGCTGTTCTCTCCGCTCTCGCTGGCCACGTTCTGCGGGGCTCTCGGGGCGATCGGCCTCGGGGCGATCTTCGGCCTGCAGTTGTCCGATCCCGTCAGCCTGGCTGTGGCCATTCCCGGCGCGTTCGCCTTCACGTACGTGGTCACCTACGTGGCCTGGCGGCTGCTCGCCTCGTCCACGGGCACGCAGACAGTCCGCGAGAGCGATCTCCTCGGCGCGACGGCCGAAGTCCTCACGCCCATCCCCCAGGATGGCCTCGGCCAGGTGGCCGCGATGGTGCGCGGACAACGCCACACCGCGCCTGCTCGCACCCCCGATGGCACGCCCGTGTCGCGCGGCACGATCGTGTCGGTCGTGCGCGTGGCGGGCGCCACACTCATCGTCGAAGGCGATCCCGCCCCAGTACGCAAGTCCTGA
- a CDS encoding flotillin family protein — protein sequence MPELFLISAVVALAGLAAGLVLAYLAFLRKAGPNEVIVVSGRGPVRFITGGAGVVVPLFSTWNRLSLEIMTLDVNTPEVYTSQGVPVLVDGVAQIKIKKDEPSLHAAAERFLGMKPEEIIKVALDTVQGHLRAILGTLTVEDIYKNRDQFAQKVQEISAGDLANMGLGIDSFTIRDIRDKHGYLEALGKPRIAEVKRTAAIAEANALKEASIAQADAERETRERQAEALKLAQEAEARRDAFVAEANAEKDRRQQEADAAARRASEIANYQAQQAIAEQQSMANRKRAEAEMAYELQKKTMEIELQEQEIKRKEKELDATIRRQADAKRYETETLAEAARKRVETEADAERARLERLAEGERARGLAAAAVSQAQGEAEAEVAKARGLAEAESRKAQGLAEALAMEKKADAWQRYNEAAVLQLLAPILPEIARAVAEPLSRIDRITLVSTGSGNDGQVSTITNEVTKVIAQMPPVIESLTGFKLEQLLSKVAAQRQGSGTPASPDAPASSDTSS from the coding sequence GTGCCCGAACTGTTTCTCATCTCCGCTGTCGTCGCGCTGGCCGGCCTGGCGGCGGGCCTGGTCCTCGCCTATCTCGCGTTCCTGCGCAAGGCGGGCCCCAACGAGGTCATCGTCGTATCCGGCCGTGGCCCCGTACGGTTCATCACGGGCGGCGCCGGCGTCGTGGTGCCGCTCTTCTCCACATGGAATCGCCTGTCGCTCGAGATCATGACCCTCGACGTCAACACGCCCGAGGTCTACACCTCGCAGGGCGTGCCCGTGCTCGTGGACGGCGTGGCGCAGATCAAGATCAAGAAGGACGAGCCCTCGCTCCACGCCGCGGCGGAACGCTTTCTCGGCATGAAGCCCGAGGAGATCATCAAGGTCGCGCTCGACACGGTGCAGGGGCACCTGCGCGCCATCCTCGGCACGCTCACCGTCGAGGACATCTACAAGAACCGCGATCAGTTCGCGCAGAAGGTACAGGAGATCTCGGCCGGCGACCTCGCCAACATGGGGCTCGGCATCGACTCGTTCACCATCCGCGACATCCGCGACAAGCATGGCTATCTCGAAGCGCTGGGCAAGCCGCGGATCGCGGAAGTGAAGCGGACGGCGGCGATCGCCGAAGCCAACGCCCTCAAGGAAGCCTCGATCGCGCAGGCGGACGCCGAGCGCGAGACGCGTGAACGCCAGGCCGAAGCGCTGAAGCTCGCGCAGGAAGCGGAAGCACGCCGTGACGCGTTCGTGGCCGAAGCCAACGCCGAGAAGGACCGGCGTCAGCAGGAAGCCGACGCGGCGGCGCGGCGGGCATCGGAGATCGCCAACTACCAGGCCCAGCAGGCGATCGCCGAACAGCAGAGCATGGCGAACCGGAAGCGCGCCGAGGCCGAGATGGCGTACGAGCTCCAGAAGAAGACGATGGAGATCGAGCTCCAGGAACAGGAGATCAAGCGCAAGGAGAAGGAACTCGACGCCACGATCCGCCGGCAGGCCGACGCCAAGCGTTACGAGACCGAGACGCTGGCCGAAGCCGCGCGCAAGCGCGTGGAGACCGAGGCCGACGCCGAACGGGCGCGACTGGAACGCCTTGCCGAAGGCGAACGCGCGCGCGGGCTCGCCGCGGCAGCCGTGTCGCAGGCGCAGGGTGAGGCCGAAGCCGAAGTCGCCAAGGCCCGCGGTCTTGCCGAGGCGGAATCGCGCAAGGCGCAGGGACTGGCCGAGGCGCTCGCGATGGAGAAGAAGGCCGACGCCTGGCAGCGGTACAACGAGGCGGCGGTCCTGCAACTGCTCGCGCCGATCCTCCCCGAGATTGCGCGTGCCGTCGCCGAACCGCTGTCGCGCATCGACAGGATCACGCTCGTCAGCACCGGATCGGGCAACGACGGTCAGGTGTCCACCATCACCAACGAAGTCACGAAAGTGATCGCGCAGATGCCTCCCGTCATCGAGTCGCTGACGGGATTCAAGCTTGAACAATTGCTGTCCAAGGTCGCCGCGCAGAGGCAGGGTTCCGGCACACCCGCGTCGCCTGATGCGCCCGCGTCATCCGACACGTCATCGTGA